A genomic region of Anopheles coustani chromosome 3, idAnoCousDA_361_x.2, whole genome shotgun sequence contains the following coding sequences:
- the LOC131259227 gene encoding sodium-coupled monocarboxylate transporter 1-like, translated as MWGRNSSGFRWCDLYRDQLQDEQQQEDSTVSDTTNDAWNYVVFVLFVVISALIPIRKRLFRRSTNSKSKQDYVFGAGHISTLAMMLSIARGTLGVISVLGYPSEFFYRGSAMWESLYGVITAYPIVCFVFIPVYFDLGITSVYQYLELRFNSRLVRCLASGTYIVRTLLSLGVTIYTPTVALNTIIGVPYWVSLLSITVISIFFNALGGLKAAVAADVIQSLSMTAMLVGIIIYCSITVGGVDKIFAISSENDRFAFFNFATDLHLRVTTTSAWLGELFNSLSLLGCQQNFVQRYLSMPTFGQIRRTLMLNIPVVILLFSLPWFVGMAIYAIYYHCDPLRASVIEKMDEILPYFMMDRFKRVPGVWGIFVGTLFNGALTLNISNINSLATVTWEDFLSLIPALKRKSETHQLNVIKLVGTVYAILIMGVGFIVGLLSGVIESSMLIISATSGPLLGVFILAMFIPFANWKGAVMGMVVSHLSILWIAVGRLIESSISDALLDTSIEGCYADLLLAEATAAASNNTSLVSIAMEESVNAAETSDLLTRIYSITYMYYGVFGTVLTVLSGIVFSLATWSSQDAYNMKMLHPAVRWLYARSPFSGKRFGSFEVSSDNFNASRKKVVPKC; from the exons GACCAACTGCAGGATGAACAGCAGCAGGAGGATTCCACCGTTAGTGATACGACGAACGATGCGTGGAACTACGTGGTGTTCGTATTGTTCGTGGTCATCTCAGCGCTCATCCCGATCCGGAAGCGTTTGTTTCGACGTAGCACGAATAGCAAGAGCAAGCAGGACTATGTGTTCGGAGCCGGTCACATCTCAACACTGGCCATGATGCTGTCGATAGCGCGTGGAACCTTGGGAGTCATCTCGGTGCTGGGGTACCCGAGCGAGTTCTTCTACCGAGGATCGGCGATGTGGGAGTCCCTGTATGGGGTTATCACCGCGTACCCGATCGTATGCTTTGTGTTCATCCCGGTGTACTTCGATCTTGGCATTACGTCCGTGTATCAGTATCTGGAGCTGCG GTTCAACAGTCGCCTAGTGCGCTGCCTCGCCTCGGGTACCTATATTGTGCGGACTCTTCTCAGCCTTGGAGTGACCATCTACACACCGACGGTGGCACTGAACACCATCATCGGGGTGCCGTACTGGGTGTCGCTTCTATCCATAACGGTGATCAGTATTTTCTTCAACGCCCTCGGTGGATTGAAGGCAGCCGTTGCCGCAGATGTCATACAGAGTCTCAGCATGACCGCAATGCTGGTCGGTATCATCATCTACTGCAGCATTACGGTGGGTGGTGTGGACAAAATATTTGCCATCAGCTCCGAGAATG ATCGTTTTGCGTTTTTCAACTTCGCTACCGATCTCCATCTCCGCGTGACGACTACCTCCGCCTGGCTTGGCGAACTGTTCAACTCGCTGAGCCTGCTGGGTTGCCAGCAGAACTTTGTCCAGCGCTACCTCAGCATGCCGACGTTCGGGCAGATCCGGCGTACGCTTATGCTAAACATCCCAGTGGTGATACTGCTGTTTTCACTGCCGTGGTTCGTCGGGATGGCCATCTACGCCATCTACTATCACTGCGATCCGCTGCGGGCGAGCGTGATCGAGAAAATGGACGAAATACTGCCGTACTTCATGATGGATCGGTTCAAGCGCGTCCCCGGAGTGTGGGGAATCTTCGTGGGCACCCTTTTCAACGGTGCGCTGACActgaacatttccaacatCAACTCGCTGGCAACCGTCACCTGGGAGGACTTTCTTTCTCTGATTCCGGCCCTGAAGAGGAAAAGCGAAACACATCAGCTGAACGTGATCAAACTGGTCGGCACAGTTTATGCCATACTGATCATGGGAGTCGGTTTCATCGTGGGACTACTGTCGGGCGTGATCGAGTCTTCGATGCTGATCATATCGGCCACCTCGGGACCGCTCCTCGGTGTCTTCATTCTGGCCATGTTCATCCCGTTCGCCAACTGGAAAGGGGCCGTAATGGGTATGGTGGTTTCACATCTATCGATCCTGTGGATCGCCGTCGGGCGGCTGATCGAGTCGAGTATCAGTGACGCATTGTTGGACACTTCGATCGAGGGATGCTATGCGGATCTGCTTCTGGCGGAAGCTACGGCAGCTGCCTCGAATAATACGTCGCTGGTGAGCATCGCAATGGAGGAGAGTGTAAACGCTGCCGAAACGAGCGATCTGCTCACACGTATCTATTCCATCACGTACATGTACTACGGCGTGTTTGGAACCGTTTTGACCGTGCTGTCCGGAATCGTGTTCAGCCTGGCCACCTGGAGCAGCCAAGATGCGTATAATATGAAAATGCTGCATCCGGCAGTGCGATGGCTGTACGCGCGCAGTCCCTTTAGTGGGAAGCGCTTCGGTTCGTTCGAGGTCAGTTCCGACAATTTCAACGCTTCCAGGAAGAAAGTAGTTCCAAAATGCTGA